The following proteins are co-located in the Rattus norvegicus strain BN/NHsdMcwi chromosome X, GRCr8, whole genome shotgun sequence genome:
- the Arfrp1-ps1 gene encoding ADP-ribosylation factor-related protein 1-like, translated as MSLSKITTTMGLNIGAVDVGKARLMFWDLGGPEELQSLWNKYYAECHGVIYVIDSTDEERLSESKEAFEKVVSSEAVHGVPILVLANKQDVETCLSIPDIETAFSDRTCKIGRQDCLTQACSALTGKGVREGIEWMAKCVIRNVHRPPRQRDIISTSNFTVLDCSSPGVGRVFFAGFWPPDAGA; from the coding sequence ATGAGTCTATCCAAAATCACCACTACCATGGGTCTAAACATTGGCGCTGTGGACGTGGGAAAGGCTCGTCTCATGTTTTGGGACTTAGGTGGGCCGGAAGAGCTGCAGTCGTTGTGGAACAAATACTATGCAGAGTGCCATGGTGTCATCTATGTCATTGATTCCACAGATGAGGAGAGGCTATCAGAATCAAAAGAGGCATTTGAGAAGGTGGTTTCGAGTGAAGCAGTGCATGGTGTTCCCATCCTGGTGTTGGCCAACAAGCAGGACGTGGAGACTTGCCTCTCCATTCCTGACATCGAGACTGCATTCAGTGACAGGACCTGCAAGATTGGCCGGCAAGATTGTCTGACCCAGGCCTGCTCTGCTCTCACAGGCAAAGGAGTTCGAGAGGGCATCGAATGGATGGCGAAGTGTGTCATACGGAATGTTCACCGGCCACCACGGCAGAGGGACATCATAAGCACCTCCAACTTCACAGTCTTGGACTGTTCATCCCCTGGTGTTGGGAGAGTATTCTTTGCTGGCTTCTGGCCTCCTGACGCTGGAGCTTGA